GCGAAGACGCGCCGACGGGAGTCGCGCCAGTTTATGTCCCGTCGAACGGGCCTCTTTAGGCCCATCCGCCCCACCGGTATCGATCGCATAAAGCCGCCCCTTTAGTTTCTTGACGGTTGTCGGAGGGCGGGTGTTTACTCTCAATCAGTCGAACATACTTTCGAAAATAGTCGTGCGAGAGCGGTGGTAGGAGGCTGATCATGACTGCGGCTTTCGCCCCCGATCATCGCCGGGAAACGCGCGCTGAGCAGCTCGAATCGCTGCGCCGGCGGATGGCCGTGATCACCGGCAAGGCGCCGGGCCCCGCGTCCGGCCGAGCCTCTTGTGCCGACGACCTGCTGCCGGAATCGGAATCCCGGCTGGCGCTGCCGCGGTGGCTGGCGGAGTCGCTGCCGGCGCCCCTGCCGCGCGGAACGGTGGCGGTGCTCTCGGGCGCCCGGTCGCTGCTGCTGGGCATGGTGGCCGCGGTGACGGCGACGGGGGGCAACGTGGCAATCGTCGGCCAGCCGGACATCGGGCTGCTGGCCGCCGCGGAGATGGGGGCGGACCTGAGCCGGGTCGCGGTGATACCGGACCCCGGCACCGATCCGGTGGAGGTGGCCGCGGTGCTCGTCGACGGCATGGATCTGGTGGTCCTCGGCCTGGGTGGCCGCCGGGTGCCACAGACCCGGGCGCGGGCGGTGGTGGCGCGGGCCCGCAACAAGGGGTGCACCGTGTTGGTCACCGACGGTGACTGGCAGGGGGCGCCCACCCGGCTTCAGGCCCGGGTCTGTGGCTACGAGATCACCCCGGGCCGCCGCCCGGGATTCGGCCGGATCAGCCGGGTGCGGCTGCAGGTCAGCGGGGTGTGCGCGGGACGGCGAGTGACCGCCCGGGCGCGAGCCGGGTGAATCCCGGTGGCATCCCGCGTGCTGGCCATCTGGTGCATGGACTGGCCGGCGGTTGCGGCGGCCGCGGCCGCCGGCCTGCCCGCGACCGCCCCGGTGGCGGTCACGTTGGCCAATCGGGTGATCGCCTGTTCGGCGGCCGCCCGCGCGGCGGGAGTGCGGCGGGGGCTGCGGCGCCGGGAGGCGGCGGCCCGGTGCCCGCAGCTGCACGTCGGCACCGCCGACGCGGACCGCGACGCCCGCTTCTTCGAAGCGGTCATTGCGGCGGTGGACGACCTGGTGCCGCGCGCCGAGGTGCTGCGGCCCGGGCTCCTGGCGCTGCCGGTGCGCGGGGCGGCCCGCTATTTCGGTTCCGAGGCCGACGCCGCCGAGCGGCTGATCGACGCGGTGGCCGTGAGTTCGGTGGCGGGCGCCGAGTGCCAGGTCGGGATTGCCGACCGGTTGTCCACCGCGGTCTTCGCCGCGCGCGCGGGCCGGATCGTCCCGCCGGGGGGCGACGCCAGGTTCCTGTCGGTGCTGTCGATCCGTCAGCTCGCCACCGAGCCCAGCCTGTGTGGTCCGGGGCGGGAAGAGCTGACGGATCTGTTGTGGCGGATGGGGATTCGCACCATCGGTCAGTTCGCCGCGTTGTCGGCCACCGACGTGGCGTCCCGGTTCGGCACCGACGGGGTGGTCGCACACCGGCTGGCGCGCGGTGAACCCGAGCGGGGACCGTCCGGGCGGGAGCCGCCGGAGGAGCTGGAGGCCGTGCTGGACTGCGACCCGCCGATCGATCGGGTCGACGCGGCGGCCTTCGCGGGGCGCTCGCTGGCCGCCGCGCTGCACCGGACGCTGATGGCCGCCGGGGTGGGCTGCACCCGGCTGGCCATTCACGCCGTCACCGAGGGTGGCGAAGGGCTGCAACGGGTATGGCGGTGCGCCGAGCCGTTGACCGAGGACGCCACCGCCGACCGGGTGCGCTGGCAACTGGACGGGTGGTTGAGCAGCCGGACGCGCGATGCGCGGCCCACCGCACCGGTGACGCTGTTGCGGCTGCGGGCGGTGGAGGTGGTGTCGGCCGAGGCGCTGCAGTTGCCGCTGTGGGGTGGCTTGGGTGAGGAGGACCGGCTGCGGGCCCGCCGGGCCCTGGTGCGGGTGCAGGGCCTGCTCGGCCCGGAGGCGGTGCGGGTGCCGGTGCTGTC
This genomic interval from Mycobacterium sp. SMC-2 contains the following:
- a CDS encoding DNA polymerase Y family protein, which translates into the protein MDWPAVAAAAAAGLPATAPVAVTLANRVIACSAAARAAGVRRGLRRREAAARCPQLHVGTADADRDARFFEAVIAAVDDLVPRAEVLRPGLLALPVRGAARYFGSEADAAERLIDAVAVSSVAGAECQVGIADRLSTAVFAARAGRIVPPGGDARFLSVLSIRQLATEPSLCGPGREELTDLLWRMGIRTIGQFAALSATDVASRFGTDGVVAHRLARGEPERGPSGREPPEELEAVLDCDPPIDRVDAAAFAGRSLAAALHRTLMAAGVGCTRLAIHAVTEGGEGLQRVWRCAEPLTEDATADRVRWQLDGWLSSRTRDARPTAPVTLLRLRAVEVVSAEALQLPLWGGLGEEDRLRARRALVRVQGLLGPEAVRVPVLSGGRGPAERITLAPLGDEPVPRADPGLPWPGRLPEPSPAVLLDDPVELLDGQGNPVRVTSRGLLSADPVRLTLHGRDERLDWWAGPWPVDERWWDPEVARGRTARAQVLLEDERAFLLCYRQRRWYLEGSYE